The Iamia sp. SCSIO 61187 genomic sequence GGACTACACCCAGTGGACCATCACGGTCCGCGAGGGCGTGACCTTCCACGACGGCACGCCCCTCACCGCCGAGGTGGTCAAGAACAACCTCGACGCCTACCGCGGCGCCGAGGGCCAGCACGCCCGGTCCCCGCTGCTGTTCCTGTTCGTCCTCGACAACATCGAGAGCGTCGAGGTCACCGGCGAGCGCGACGTCACCGTCACCACCAAGGTCCCGTGGGTCGGCTTCGACGGGTTCCTCTACTCCAGCGGTCGCCTCGGCATCACCGCCCAGGCCCAGCTGGACGACACCGAGAGCTGCAACACCGACCTGATCGGCACCGGCCCGTTCATGCTCGAGGACCCCTCCGACTGGGTCGAGGGTCGTGAGTTCCGGGCGGTGAAGAACCCCGACTACTGGCAGGAGGCGCCCGACGGCGAGCCCTACCCGTACCTCGACGAGCTCGTCTTCCAGCCCATCATCGAGTCCGAGCAGCGGGTCAACGCCCTGCTGAGCGGGGACATCGACCTGGCCCACTTCTCCGGCGCCCAGGACATCCTCGACCTCCGCGAGGAGGCCGAGGCCGGCACCGTCCGGGCCTACGAGACCAACGCCAACGGCGAGGTCGGCTTCCTCCAGCTGAACAACTCGAAGCCCCCGTTCGACGACGTGCGGGTGCGGCGGGCCATGGCCCTGGCGATCGACCGCGACGACTACCGCGAGGTCATCAACAAGGGCGCCGACTTCGAGAACGCCTCCGGCCCGTTCGCGCCCGGCTCGCCCGGCTACGTGGAGGACAGCGGCTTCCCGATGGCCCAGGACCTCGAGGAGGCCAAGCGCCTCATCGCCGAGTACGAGGCCGAGGTCGGCCCGATCCCGTCGCTCACCTACCAGGCGACGCCCGGTGCGGCGACCCAGGAGCTGGCCCTGTACCTCCAGCAGACCTTCGCTGAGATCGGGCTGGAGATCGACCTCCAGACGGTCCAGCAGGACGCCCTCATCGACAACGCCATCAGCGGCAGCTACGACATGATGGGCTTCCGGAACTACCCCGGTGGCGATCCCGACGAGCTCTACGTCTGGTTCAAGGGCCAGTCCCCGGTGAACTTCAGCCGGTTCGACGACCCCGAGGTCAACGAGCTGCTCGACCGGGGCCGGTCCGAGACCGACCCCGAGGCCCGCGCCGAGATCTACCAGGACCTCAACCGGCGCATGGGTGAGCAGGCCTTCAGCCTCTGGTCGACCTACACCACGTGGATGATCGCCTCGCAGCCCGGCGTCTACGGCTACGACGAGGCGACGATGCCGGACCTGCCCGACGGCAGCCGTCCGTCGCTGGGGCTGGCCGCCGGCCATCCCATGTACGGGCTCTGGATCACCGAGTAGCTCCGGCTCGACGCACGGAACCAGACCATGAGCCCCACCGCCTCCCGCATCCTCAAGACGATCGCGCGCAAGCTGATCCAGCTGTTCGTCGTGCTCTTCGCCGTCACCTTGTTCACGTTCCTGCTCGTGCGCTTCCTGCCCGGTGACCCCGAGGACCTGCTGGTCCCCGGGGCCGACAACACCGAGGACGAGCGGGCGAACCAGATCATTCGTGAGCAGAAGGAGGAGGTGCGGGAGGACATGGGGCTCGACGAGCCCCTCCCGGTCCAGTACCTCCAGTGGGTCGGTGGGGTGGCCACCGGGGACCTCGGCTTCGAGTACGGCAAGCAGAGCAAGGAGCCGGTGAGCGAGCGGGTCGGCCTGGCCCTCCCCTCGACCCTCCAGCTCGTCATCTACTCCCAGATCCTCGCCCTCGGGATCGCCATCCCGTTCGGCGTGCTGTCGGCCTACGGCCAGGCGGGGGTCAACTCGAAGTCGAAGGCGGTCCGCAAGGCGGGCAAGGTCTTCGACCGGGTGGCCAACGCGACCGCCTTCGGCATGCTCTCGCTCCCGAACTTCGCGGTGGCCCTGCTGCTGGCGTTCTGGGTGGGCGTCAAGCTGAACCCGTCGCTCCCGGAGTGGATGGACATCAGACCCCAGGGCTACGTGGCCTTCGGGAAGGATCCCCTGGACCACATCTTCTCGATGCTGCTGCCCTCCCTCAGCCTGGCCATCGGGCAGATCGCCGTCTACATGCGGGTCCTGCGCAGCGACCTCATCCAGACGCTGCAGGAGGACTTCATCCTCATGGCCAAGTCGAAGGGCATCTCGAACCGCCGGGTGCTCTGGCGCCACGCCCTGCGGCCCTCGAGCCTCACCCTCGTCACCATCGCCGGGTTGCAGATCGGCACGCTCATCGGCGGCACGGTGGTCATCGAGGTCATCTTCAACATCAAGGGCATGGGCTACCTGATCTTCGAGTCGATCCTGACCCGCCAGTACCTGATGCTGCAGAGCTGCGTGGCCATCGTCGCCGTGGGCTTCGTGCTGATCAACGCCCTCCTCGACATCCTCTACACCGCCCTCGACCCCAGGATCCGCCATGCCGGTTGACGCTCCGCCCGCCGCCGTCGACGCCGACGCCGCCGTCGGGGGCACCGGCGACGCCGCCGCCCCCGAGGGGTCCTCCAGCAAGCGGGGCCTTGGCACCGTGGGCTGGATCGCCGCGGCCTGGCTGATCTTCGTCGTGCTCATGGCGCTGCTGGCGCCGGTGCTGCCCATCGACGACCCCATCAAGCCCGACGCCGAGGCCGGCGCCGGTGCCCCGATCCTCACCGAGGGCCACCCCCTCGGCACCGACAAGAGCCGCCGCGACGTCCTCTCCCGCCTCGTGTGGGGGGCGCGGACCTCGCTCATCGTCGGCGTCGGCGCCGTGGCCGTCGGCCTGCTGATCGGGGGCGCCCTGGGCCTGGTGTCCGGGTTCCGCCGGGGCCGGGCCGACACCGCCCTGTCGAGCCTGTTCGACATCTTGCTGGCGTTCCCGCAGCTGGTGCTCGCCCTCAGCCTCGTCGCCTTCTTGAAACCGCCACCCCCTCAATCGGTGGGCGAGGGGGAGGCGGTCGAGGCCGCCGGCGGTCTGACCGCCGTCCAGATCCTCATCATCGCCATCGGGATCGTCGCCATCCCGCTGCTGGCCCGCATCACCCGGGCCACGAGCCTCACCTGGTCCCAGCGCGAGTTCGTCCTCGCCGGGCGGGCCCAGGGCGCCCGCGGCCTCCGCCTGATGATCCGCGAGGTCCTGCCCAACGTGCTGCCGGCCATGTTCTCGGTGGCCCTGCTCAGCATCGGCATCGCCATCATCGCCGAGGGCGGGCTCAGCGTCCTCGGGGTGGGCATCGAGGCCCCGCAGGCGTCGTGGGGGAACATGATCGCCGAGAACCGCAGCGTGTCCCGTGACCCGCTCAACGCCCTGTTCGCACCGATGTTCGTGGTGTTCCTCACGGTGATGGCGCTCAACTACCTGGGCGACGCCGTCCGCGAGCGCTTCGACGTCCGGGAGAGTGCACTGTGAGCGAGCATGCGAGCGTCCGGGAGACAGACACATGAGTGAGCCGATGCTCGTGGTCGACTCGCTGTCGACGACCTTCTCCAGCCCCAAGGGGCCCATCCGGGCCGTCGAGGACGTGTCGCTCGACCTCCGACGGGGCGAGACCCTCGGCATCGTGGGCGAGTCGGGGTCGGGCAAGTCGGTCCTGTCCCGCTCGATCATGGGCCTCGTCCCCGGCTACGCGACCCGCACGGGGAGCATCCGCTACGAGGGCACCGAGATGCTCGACGCCGGGCCCAAGGAGCTCCGCAAGATCTGGGGCGCCCAGATGGCGATGGTCTTCCAGGACCCGATGACGGCGCTGAACCCCGTGCAGAAGATCGGGGCCCAGATCACCGAGTCCATCCGCGAGCACCTCGACTACTCGAAGACCCAGCGCAAGGAGACGGCCATCGCCCTCCTCCGCTCGGTCGGCATCCCCGAGCCCGAGCGGCGCCTCAAGCAGTACCCGCACGAGCTCTCGGGCGGCATGCGCCAGCGCGTCGTCATCGCCATCGCCCTCGCCTGCGGGCCCCACCTGCTGTTCGCCGACGAGCCGACCACGGCCCTCGACGTGACGGTGCAGGCCCAGATCCTGGACCTGCTCGAGGCCCAGCAGGCCGAGCGCAACATGGCCGTGATCCTCGTGACCCACGACCTCGGCGTGGTGGCCACCCGAGCCGACCAGATCGCCGTGATGTACGGCGGTCGCATCGTCGAGCAGGCGCCGACCCGGGTCCTGTTCCGCCAGATGCGCCACCCCTACACCGAGGCCCTCCTGCGCTCGATCCCGCGCCTCGACCTGCCCAGCCACACCCGGCTGGAGGCGATCAGCGGCCGGCCGCCGGACCTGCTCAACCCGCCCCAGGGCTGCCGGTTCGCCGCCCGCTGCCCCCATGCCCAGCCCCAGTGCGTCGCCGAGGAGCCTCCTCTGATGGAGGACAGCCCCGGCCACTTCCACCGCTGCTGGTTCCCCGTCGGGATCGCGTCGGAGCAGACGACGATCGACTCCGTCGCCGCCGAGGCCCACGTCCGCCACGTCGGCGACGACATCGCCCGGGACTCCGACGTCGCGGGCGGGGGCGTGGCCCCGGGCCCCGCGGTCGACGGTCGCCCGCCTGCGGCCCCGGCCTCCGGGAAGGTCCCGATCGCCAAGGACAGCAACGCCGACACCACCCCCGAGGAGAACGCCTGATGGCCGGACGAGGACATGCCCACCTGGGCGATCCGGCCGAGGCGCTGCTGCGGGTGGAGGACCTCCACGTCCGCTTCCGCACCGGCCGGGGCACGGTGTACGCCGTCACCGACGTGTCGCTCGACATCCGCCGGGGGGAGACCCTGGGCCTCGTCGGCGAGTCGGGCTGCGGCAAGTCGACCACCGGTCGGGCGGTCATGCAGCTCCCCCCGCCGACCGAGGGCCGTGTGCTCTACGAGGGCGAGGACCTGGCCCAGCTCAGCGGCGAGGACCTGCGGCGGAGCCGCACCAAGCTGCAGATGATCTTCCAGGACCCGATCTCGTCGCTGAACCCGCGGCGCAAGGTCGAGGACATCGTGGCCGAGGGGCTCAAGATCTGGCAGCCCACGGGGTGGACGACCCTGGCGATCGCCGCCCTCGTCTTCACCGTGGTGGGGGCGCTGGTGACCCTGTCGATGTTCCTCGGCGGCGGCATCAGCACCATCGGCTTCTTCGGGGTCGTGGCCCTGCTGATCGGGATCGCCCTGGGGCTGATGCACTTCGCCGGCTTCGGGCAGGCGGAGGATCCGGGGATGGCACACCTCGTCGACGAGATCCTCGACGCCGTCGGGCTCGACCCGACCACCGCCCGGGGACGGCGCCCGCACCAGTTCTCGGGCGGCCAGTGCCAGCGCATCTCGATCGCCCGCGCCGTGGTGACCGAGCCCGACCTGATCATCTGCGACGAGCCGGTGTCGGCCCTCGACGTGTCGGTCCAGGCCCAGATCCTGAACCTGCTCGAGGATCTCAAGGCCCGCTACGGGCTGACGCTGGTGTTCATCGCCCACGACCTGGCCGTGGTGAAGAACGTCAGCGACCGGCTGGCGGTCATGTACCTGGGGCGCCTGTGCGAGGTCGGGACCCCCGACGTCATCTACTCCAACCCGGCGCACCCGTACACCAAGCTCCTGCTCGAGGCGATCCCCGAGCCCGACCCGGACCACCGGGACAAGGAGCGGGCGCCGCTGCAGGGCGAGCTGCCCTCGCCCCTCGCCCCCCCGAGCGGGTGCCACTTCCGCACCCGCTGCCCCCGGGCCGAGGAGGACTGTGCCGAGCTGGTCCCGGAGATGGCCCCCACGGGCGACGGACGCTTCGTCGCCTGCCACCACCCGCTGGTGGAGACGGTGGTCGACATCGGCTCGGCGACGCGCCAGGCCTGATCGAGCCATCGGGGTCGTGGAGGGCGCCAGGCGATGACGACACGGAGGGGCCACCGCGCGACCCGCCTCGATCCCGAGGTGCGCCGGGAGCTGATCCTCGACGCGGCCGAGCGGGTCCTCACGTCTCGGCTGCCGGCCGAGGTCACCTTCGAGGAGATCGCCGACGCCGCCGACGTGTCGCGCGGCCTCGTCTACAACTACTTCAAGGACCGCACCGGGCTGCTGGTGGCCCTGGCCGAGCGGACGCTGGTGCGCCTCGACCGGGAGGTCGACGGGGCCCTCGACCCCGGCACCGACCTGTCCGAGCAGGTGATCGCCCTCGGCCGGGCCTACGCCCGCCACGCCCGGACCAACGCCGACACCTGGAAGATGCTCTCCCGCAGCGGCCTGCTCGACCACCCGTCGGTCGTCGGGGCCCGCATGGTGCGGGTGGAGCGGATCGCCGTCCGCTGGGGCGGCACCCCCGAGGCGCACCTGGCCGCCTGGTCGGTGACCGGGCTCTACGAGCTCACCGGCTTCAACCCACTCCCCTCCGAGGTCTCCGGCGAGGACCTGGCCCACTTCCTCTGCGACCTGCTCGCCCCCCTCGAGGCCCGCGGCGTCGTCCCGACGTAGGCCGCGGACCCGCCCGTCGCGGCGGGGTCAGGTGATCTCGGTGCCGTCGGGTCTGGTGATGTGCCAGGTGCCGGTGGGGTCGCGCCAGGTGGTGTAGCCGTGGGTGCGGAGTCGGTTGTGCCTCCCGCAGGCGGGTCCCCCGTTGCGGGGGTTGGTACTCCCGCCACCGTCTCCGTTGCGTCCTCCCTGGTCGCTCCAGGGGGTGAGGTGGTCGCTTTGGCAGTCGGTGACCGGGACGTGGCAGCCGGGCCAGTAGCAGGTGGTCGATGAGAGCTTGACGGCCAGGGCGGCGGGGCCGGTGAAGAGGCGGCTCTTGCGGCCGAGGTCGATCACGACCGAGTCGGAGCCGACCACCACCCGCCGGACGTGGCCGATGAGGGCCTGGGCGACGGCGGCGGTGGCCTCGATGGGGTTGCCGTCGAGGGTGGAGCACCGCCGGCCGATGGCGGGGAACAGCTTGAAGGCGTCGTCGACGGGGGTGGGGTCGATGCCGGCGAGGCGGGCGGCGATGTGTTCGAAGGTGCGGTGGTCGATGACCACGTTGGTCACCACCTGCGACCCACCGGTGCTGGTGGCGTGGTGGGCGGCGGCGGAGCGGAAGATCTCCTCGAGGGCGTCGAAGCGGCGCTGGGCGTCGGTGCGGGGCAGGTCCGCCTGGGTGGCGGCGTCGCCGTGCTCGGCCCGGGCCTTGTCCCAATCAGCGAGGGTCTCGGCCTTGAGCTGGGCCTGGAAGATCGACCACAGCTCGGCCCCGACCAACGAACCACACCGCCCGGTGATCTCCCAGCCGCCGTCGAAGTTCTGGTGCAACCGGGCGTCACGCTTGTCGTGGGCGGCCTGGTCGCGGTCGCGGGTGCCGTCCTCGTCGACGAGGCTCACCCACTCCCGGACCTTCTGATCGAAGACCCGGTACGTGTTGGTCTGGGCTTCGGTGGCGAAGGAGGCCTCGTTGGCCTCCACCGCATCCCGGACCCGCGGGTTGGCATGAGCGCGAGCGATCCGCTCGACCTGGCAGCGACCGATCGCCCCCTCGGCGAACGCGGCCCCGACGGTGGGCAGGGACCGGAGGGCCTTGGCACACGCGGCCCGCCGGGCCGCCTCCCGGGTCGAGAGGTTGGCGTGATGGCGGACCATCACCTTGGCCGACGCATGCCCGTCGCCGGCATGGAACCCGCTGCGGTCGATCTCGGCCACCAGGTCGATCTGGACGGACTGGACCTTGCGGCCCAGGGTCTCCACCCCGACGGTCAGGGCCCGGGCCTCGGCGACATCGTCCGGGGCCACCCCGACCCGCTGGAGGGTGTCGACCGCCGCGATGGCAGCCGCGAGCGCCTCCGCCCTCGTCGGATCGCACACCGTCTCCATGCCCCCGACCCTACGCCAGGGGTGTGACAGTCAAGCGGCCGCAAACCCAGTCCCCACAAGGGTTTGGGGTGAACCAACACCCCACCCGGGACCCGGGACGTGAAGGCCCGCTCGACGTCCGCCGACCACCTCGTCGCACGACCCCGATCCGGCGATAGGGGACGGTCGGGCCGGGTCTCGAGTCGGTGGCTGGCGTTGTCGGGCGCACGTTCGCCGATTCCCACGCAGGCACGCGCGACCCGGCGTCTACTGTCCGAGCCGTGACTCCCGAAGAGGTCCTCGTGCTCTATGGCCGAGCCTGGTTCGAGCGCGATCGGGACCAGCGCATCGAGGCCCTGCGGAAGGCGTGCACCGAGGACATCCTCTTCGTCGATCCCCAGCTCGGGCGGCTCCACGGGTTGGAGGCTGTGGCCGACATGATCGGTGGCTACATGAACGCGCCAATGGAAGGCCATGAGGCCGAGGATCGAGAGTAGCGCGCTCGAGGGATGTCGGGCTCCGGGGTCTCGGTCGAGGTTGTCACTCCGATCGAGTCGTTCCACGACTTCTACCGCTACTCGTACATCTGGCACTTCCCCGACGGCTCCAGCTCGGGCGGCACGTCGTTCTGCGAGCGCGCATCCGATGGGCGGATCCGTCTGATCACGGTCTGGCCGGGGTCACGCCACTTCCCCATCCCGCCGTCCTCGCGGACGGACGATCCAGAGGTCTGAACTCAGCCGATGCGGCGGCGCCACGCCCACCGAACCGACGTCATGGGGCAGCGACGAGGCCGAGAGAAGGCAGGTCCGCTCGAAGCTTGTCGTCGTCGACGAACCAGTAGCCGGCGCCGCCGAGTGCCTTCCATGCCTCGACGAGGTCGAGGCGGTTGTCGATGAGCAGGGCTTTCGATCGCGAGCCGGTGAAGGCGAGTCGTTGGAGGGCGATGTTGCAGAGTGCGGACTTGTCCGCGGTCCCCTCGGCAGCGGAGGTGACGATGACGTCGAACACCACGTCGAGCCTGTGCGCGGGCACCACGACGTCGGTGAGGAGGTCGGGGTTCACGGTCACGAGGGCTTGCGGCAGAAGGCGCGCCGATGCCATGCGCCAGGCTGTCTCGTTGAAGTCGATGCTCTCGCAGCAGCGACGGGCGTGGGATCTGACCGCGGTGGCGGTCATGCCACTGCGGTCTGCGAGCTCCCGGAAGATCTCGTCGGCTCCGATCTGTCCGATGTTCCAGGCGTCAGCTTGAGCCGCCATCACATCCATCCAGACGGAGTCCCAGGTCGGACACTCGAGTGGTGCACGGCGCATCCACCGCTCGTCAACGAGAGTGTCTCCGAAGTCCCACAGCAAAGCAGCCGGAGTCATGGAGGCAACGTCCCACGCAGGACCCTCGAGGGCGACCACCCGATACGGTCCCGGGCTCGGCGGTCGTCGATAGCGAGGTGCCGGGGCCGGTTCGCCGACAGCGGAGTGCCCTCCGCTCTGATCGCGGTCGCGTCGAGATCCAGTGCTGCGATCACCCGCTGCGCGATCTCGTAGCGGCTCAGGGTCTCCGGGCCCGGCAGGTGCCATGCTCCCGCCCGGTCGGCGGGAGCGAGCAGGGCGATCCGCCACAGCGCGTCGGCGAGCTCCGGCGCAGCGGCGGGCTGACGAAGCTCATCGTCGAACCAGGCCGTTGGCTCGTCGAGGGCTGCGCCGCGACGGATGCGCGCCACGACGTGATCGTCGGGGTCGATCGAGACGATCAACGGCAGGCGCACGATGGCTGACCCCTCGGCACGCTCGGCCACGACCGCTTCGGCCTGCGCCTTCCACCTGCCGTAGCTCCAGATCGGGTCCGGCCTGGCGTCTTCACCCCGTGGTGAGCCGTCTCCAGAGAACACGGCGTCGCTCGAGACGAAGAGAACTGCTGCCCCCGCTCTCTGGGCCGCGTCGACGACGTTCTCGGTCGCGCCGACGATCGATTCCTGATCGTGCGAGTACGCCGCATGGAGCATGAGCGACGGTCCAACCGTGTTCACAGCAGAGACGACGGCGATCGAGTCTCGCAGGTCGGCGATGACACCTCCGGCCGATCCCAGGCCCGTGCGGTGGGTCAGCCCGACCACCTCAACCCCCTCGGGGGCCTTCCGGCGAAGCCATGTCCCCAACAGTCCGGAAGCGCCCGTCAACAACACGGCCCCGGTCATCGCCAACCAACCTACGAGGCGGGCTTCAGCGCGGGCGGTCAAGCGCTCGACCGAGGGCGTCGACGACCGGTGCGTCCACTCAGTCTGGCTGTTGCCCCACCCGCGGCAGGAGACTGCTAGGGGTGTCCCCCATGTGCCGTTGGGGGACGGCCCGGGCGTTGGCTGACGCGGCGCTCGACACAGGTGACGGCGGGCCGTCTGCGGACGTCGCCTAGATGCCGAAGCTGGCTTCTTCGACTCGGGCGAGGGCATCGGGCTCGCCGGTGAGGGTCACGTCGGCCTGGGGCTTGCGGCCGTAGAGGTAGAGCAGGATCTCGACGGGGTCGCCGGTGACCACCGCTCCCCCGTCGCCCTTGCCGCTGGCCTGGACCGGGTCGGACCCGGGGCGCACGAGGCGGAGGCCCGTCCCACCCAGCTTCCCGGGGGCGACGAGCAGCCGGGCCCCTCGGCGCAGGAGGGCCCACACGGCGTCCTGGAGCTCGACGTCGTCGGGGCGGGGGCCGAGGCCGGCCGGGCGGCGAACGTCCTCGTGGTGGACGACGTACTCGATCGTGTTGGCCAGCCTGCCTACGGGGCGCAGGGCCATGGGGCCGATCGGGGGGCCGGTGCGCACCCGCTCGACGACGCCCTCGTAGCCGTGGCGGTCGAGCTCGCGGGCCATGAGCTTCTCGGTCGTGCCCTCGAACCGGCCGCCGAGCAGGATCCCCGGGGCGGAGAGGGGGTTGCGCTCGCGCACCACCAGGTGGGCCGCCAGGTCTGCCGTGGACCACTCGCCGCACAGGGTGGGGGCATCGGGCCCCTGGGCCAGGAACAGGTCGCAGAGCGCCGCCCGTTCGCGCTGGTCGACGTCGGCTGCCATGGGGGGAGCGTACGGCGCACGTGGCAGGATCGACAGATGGCCAAGCAGCCCGACATGCAGATCGACGAGAGCACCCGCTACCAGGTGGTGATCGCCACCGACAAGGGTGACATCACCATGGTCCTCGACCCCGCCCTCGCCCCCGTGACCGTCAACAACTTCGTGGTCAAGGCCCGCGAGGGGTTCTACGACGGGCTCACGTTCCACCGGGTGGTCCCCGGCTTCGTCATCCAGGGCGGCGACCCCAAGGGGACCGGCACCGGCGACGGCGGCTACAAGTTCGCCGACGAGCCGGTGCGGGCCGACTACATCCTGGGCGCCGTGGCCATGGCCAACGCCGGGCCCAACACCAACGGCACCCAGTTCTTCATCTGCATCGAGGACTGCACCCGCAAGCTCGACAAGCTCTACAACCTCTTCGGCTTCGTCACCAGCGGCATCGAGGTCGCCCAGGCCATCGAGAAGGGCGACAAGATGAACACCGTGACCGTCACCGAGAAGACCGACTGACGGACCGAGGCCGTGAGCGGTCTGAACCTGGCGGCGGCGCAGCACGCCATCGCCGCCGCCGTCCCTGACCGGCCGGCGCTGATCTGGCGGGGCACGACGTGGACGTGGGCCGAGGTGGCCCACCGCACGGCGTGCCTCGCCCGGGTCCTGCGCGCCCACGACATCGGCCTGCGGGAGGCGCCGGCGGGCGAGGGGTGGGAATCGCCCCACGACCACGTCGCCCTCGTCCTCCTGAACGGGAACGAGTACCTCGAGGGCATGGTCGGGGCCTGGCGGGCGCGGGCCGCGGCCGTCAACATCAACTGGCGCTACACCGCCCCCGAGATGGCCGAGGTCCTCGCCGACGCCCGGGCCGCGGCGGTCGTCTACCACGGGCGCTACGCCGAGGTCGTGGGCGAGGCCCTCGCCCTGCTCCCCGAGCAGCCCCGCCTGCTCCTGCGCGTCGCCGACGGCACGCCCGGCTCGCTCCTCCCCGGAGCGCTCCCCTACGAGGACGCCCTCGCCACCGCCATCCCCCTGGCCCCCGACCCCGCCTGGTCGGGCGACGACCGCTACATCGTCTACACCGGCGGAACCACGGGACGGCCCAAGGGGGTCCTGTGGCGCCAGGACGACTTCGCCGCCACCTGCCTCGGGGTCCGGGGGACGCCCCAGGACCTGGCGGCCCGGGCCGCCGCCCGAGGGCCGCTGCGCACCCTCCCGGCCGCCCCGTTCATGCACGGCGCCGCCCACTGGAACGCCCTGAGCGCCTGGCTCGCCGGCGGCACCGTGGTGGTGCAGGACGTCGTCGACCGCTACGACCCCGCCGACGTGATCGCCACGTGCGTCCGCGAGCAGGCCACCGCCCTGTTGATCGTGGGCGACGCCTTCGCCCGGCCCCTGGTCGAGGAGCTCCGGGCCCGCCCGGCGTCGCTGCCCCTGCGCCACCTGCTCACCGGCGGGACGATCCTCTCGGCCCCGGTCAAGCAGGCCCTGATCGAGCTGATCCCCGGGGTGCGGATCGTCGACGTGCTGGGCTCCTCGGAGACCGGGCGCCAGGCGGTCACGTCCTCCGACGAGCGGGCCGCGGCCACGTCGGGGACGTTCCGACCCGAGGAGACCACCGTCATCGTGTCCGAGGACCGGACCCGCGTCCTCTCCCCCGCCGAGGACGACATCGGGTGGATGGCCCAGGCCGGGCGGGTCCCGCTGGGCTACCTGAACGACCCGGAGAAGTCCGAGGCCACCTTCCCCACCATCGACGGCGTGCGGTACTCCGTGGCCGGGGACCGGGCCCGGTGGCGCCCCGACGGGACCCTCGAGCTGCTCGGCCGGGAGGCGGTGGTGATCAACACCGGTGGCGAGAAGGTCTACGCCGAGGAGGTCGAGATGGCGCTCGCCCACCACCCCGGCGTGGCCGACTGCCTCGTCGTGGGCCGACCCCACGAGCGCTTCGGCAGCGAGATCGTCGCCGTCGTCGCCCCCCGC encodes the following:
- a CDS encoding sugar nucleotide-binding protein, which gives rise to MTGAVLLTGASGLLGTWLRRKAPEGVEVVGLTHRTGLGSAGGVIADLRDSIAVVSAVNTVGPSLMLHAAYSHDQESIVGATENVVDAAQRAGAAVLFVSSDAVFSGDGSPRGEDARPDPIWSYGRWKAQAEAVVAERAEGSAIVRLPLIVSIDPDDHVVARIRRGAALDEPTAWFDDELRQPAAAPELADALWRIALLAPADRAGAWHLPGPETLSRYEIAQRVIAALDLDATAIRAEGTPLSANRPRHLAIDDRRARDRIGWSPSRVLRGTLPP
- a CDS encoding TIGR03085 family metal-binding protein; the encoded protein is MAADVDQRERAALCDLFLAQGPDAPTLCGEWSTADLAAHLVVRERNPLSAPGILLGGRFEGTTEKLMARELDRHGYEGVVERVRTGPPIGPMALRPVGRLANTIEYVVHHEDVRRPAGLGPRPDDVELQDAVWALLRRGARLLVAPGKLGGTGLRLVRPGSDPVQASGKGDGGAVVTGDPVEILLYLYGRKPQADVTLTGEPDALARVEEASFGI
- a CDS encoding peptidylprolyl isomerase; protein product: MAKQPDMQIDESTRYQVVIATDKGDITMVLDPALAPVTVNNFVVKAREGFYDGLTFHRVVPGFVIQGGDPKGTGTGDGGYKFADEPVRADYILGAVAMANAGPNTNGTQFFICIEDCTRKLDKLYNLFGFVTSGIEVAQAIEKGDKMNTVTVTEKTD
- a CDS encoding AMP-binding protein — protein: MSGLNLAAAQHAIAAAVPDRPALIWRGTTWTWAEVAHRTACLARVLRAHDIGLREAPAGEGWESPHDHVALVLLNGNEYLEGMVGAWRARAAAVNINWRYTAPEMAEVLADARAAAVVYHGRYAEVVGEALALLPEQPRLLLRVADGTPGSLLPGALPYEDALATAIPLAPDPAWSGDDRYIVYTGGTTGRPKGVLWRQDDFAATCLGVRGTPQDLAARAAARGPLRTLPAAPFMHGAAHWNALSAWLAGGTVVVQDVVDRYDPADVIATCVREQATALLIVGDAFARPLVEELRARPASLPLRHLLTGGTILSAPVKQALIELIPGVRIVDVLGSSETGRQAVTSSDERAAATSGTFRPEETTVIVSEDRTRVLSPAEDDIGWMAQAGRVPLGYLNDPEKSEATFPTIDGVRYSVAGDRARWRPDGTLELLGREAVVINTGGEKVYAEEVEMALAHHPGVADCLVVGRPHERFGSEIVAVVAPRPGATVDVEGLRATAADHLAAYKLPRAVVLVDAISRSPSGKPDYAWAREQAVSTARRGRSSRRGR